In the Plasmodium sp. gorilla clade G2 genome assembly, chromosome: 12 genome, TACTTCAAATAGTTTTATACTTGTATATtcgtataaaatataattagtTCTATATGTTACAAatgtctatattttttaaatacattattaattattcatatgtttatatatattatgtatgtattagcatatatctttatatatttttttatatttaccgATTTGTGCaattataagtatatatatatatatatatatgtatgtatgtatttatttttttgttgaaTATTACATTTacaattgtatatatattaattcacctaatttttttttttttatttttattttttttatttttttctgtcTATTTTATGTATTCTGTTTAATCTATTCATTCATTCTTtctttcatttattattatgtttttattatttttttaaatatatatcaccaacagacttttaattttttatatacataaaaaaaaaaaaaaaaaaatttctttttactcttatttaatatatatgatattacaATTGTAAAATACTGTCTCTAATTAGACAAGagttaaaaatttttttccaAGTACTCAGTGTCttgataattattaatatagaaAACAAGAAAACAATACAAGAGAATATAGGACACAAGTgtaatatgtattaatagtAGAATATTAGTAAGAACAATGTATTatacaattatttattttttttttttttttttctcaaatgtaaaattttatacattttgGTTTAACCattaaaagtatatatatatatatatatttatttatttatattataatatttttcaattatatcttttatgGTATCCATTGTTGTGCTAAGTGATAATAGAAATTTTGTTGTCCgatatatttgtaattatCTAATGTATAATTATCTATATCTTTAAATTCTTGTAATATTTGATTTTCATTtaacttattattattatactcATCATGAAATGtacctttttttaaaaagttagGCATTTCATCTATGTTAGTATTATGATGGTTATGTTTTTTATGgtctattaaaaataataattcttggAATTGTTGTTTTTGAACATTTaagatataatttattttctttttatcttcttccattctttttatttcttctttaataTCCATCATAAATtgtttattgtttttttctattaattCTATATGTTTCCAATCTTTGGGTTCTAAATTGTAATGTATATTAAATCCTGGGTAAGCAGAATCGACATATTCATATTCATCTGATGAATTTTTTTCTGAAAAATTCTCATTACCTTTTCTTAGTGGATTCATACTATTTACCCAAAGAAGGAAACtacaaaagaatataaaatagcaaacatttttcattttttttttctctatatttttaataattatattttgaaaaagacaaaaatgaaaaaaaaggcgaaaaagaaaataatatatttatataataaatgaatagtAGTATTtgcctcttttttttttcttttttttcagttTGAATTATTTTACATGTAGTTTATCACTCTCTATGTGATTTACtgatttttcataatttgttatcatttttataaatgagaatatattcacatataataatatatatatatatatatatatgattttgtGAGGTGTGTATGTAcacttataattttttatgaacataaatatatatatatatattattattttttaaatacggGAGGACGTTTAAAATTAATGAACCGacgtattataatatatatatatatatacatacatatgttaaataatatttttaggcagaaatatttcttaattagtaatatattatatctttattatattaattatataaactatgtctataatatatatttttttctaacaTATGTAACATGATTAataggggaaaaaaaaaaaaaaaaaaaaagaagaaaagaattATCTCCTTTATGTCTACAACTCTCCTGAAATAAATCATCACATATTagtgtaaatattttaatagcCAATACCTTATTTTGTAtaacttaaaaaatatgaattatacttattcttttttcttatatatatatatatataagatgtaaaaatataaatatgaaacttatatataatagaatataaataaagaggaagaaaaatataaaaatttaagcTTATTCGATGAATGGAACACTTATAATGttaatcctttttttttttttttcacttaataaatacaaaaggtacacatataaatatatataatttaaaacatttagaaattattataatgggaaaatataacaaaaggaaaattttatttttttaaatattatatatatatatttatggaaATCTAAAATTTTGAAATTGTTGGtagtatattataaatatatatgtgttctTGTTAAAAGGATactgaacaaaaaaaaaaaaaaaatggtataatatatatatatatatatattataccaatttttttttttttttttctgttgtgttatatatataattgtacacttataacaaaaatattatatttattttttattttatttttattattatttttttttttcttttgtaaattttatttttctagcTCTTTTTTGAACATTCTTAAAATAAACCATGTGACTATACattcatataaaagaaaaaaaaaaaaaaagaaaaaaagagaatagaatagaaagaataaaaataaaataacttaATTTCTTTAAAGTAAATGttgttttaaataaaatgtaattcttttatatatatatatatatatatttttatatttatatttatttattattattatttttatttattttttataaaatgtacgaaaaaaaatgaacgtACGTTTTTTCAAGTCACTTTctcttttcatattttttgtgAAAGGTGTAATATTAGTTGTACAAGTAGGGAAAGCAAATTATGCAAACAttcataagaaaaataatataaatatttttaattgtttgaaaagaaaatatgataaGAAATTGTCTTCTTCTGTAGTGAATAATCATGATAAGTCATTATATGAATCATCTTTTTTGAAATGTTATTATCTTCtcgataaatataaaaaatttaataggaaaaagatatatggatatataaataatgtttcTCCTTTTCCTTTGGGAgcagaaaataaaaaaaaaaaaaaatctgaacatatgaataaacgaaatatatatccatgttataattatgatgCTAAAGATATTGTAATATTAGAAGGATTAGAAGCTGTAAGAAAAAGACCAGGTATGTATATTGGGAACACAGATGTGAAAGGATTACAtcaaatattatttgaaattATTGATAATTCAGtagatgaatataataattttgaatgTAATACAATTAAAGTTGTTATTCATAAAGATGATAGTGTAACTATAGAAGATAATGGAAGAGGTATTCCTTGTGATGTTCATGAGAAAACGAAAAAATCTGCCTTAGAAACTGTTCTTACTGTTCTGCATTCAGGAGCGAAATTTTTTGATGACGAAATGGATGATGaagttgataataatatgaacaatacaGGTAATACGAATACCTCCGAAAAAAACAATAGTGATAATGTATCTAATAGTACTAATAAGAGAACAAAAAAGAATTCAAAGGAAAGTTCacagaaatataaatattcatcaGGTTTACATGGAGTTGGTTTATCTGTTGCTAATGCTTTAAGTAGTTTTATGAAAGTAAAAGTttttagaaataataaaatatatagtataGAATTAGAAAAAGGAAACGTTACAAAAGAATTAACCATTACTGATTGCCCAGTTAATAAGAGAGGAACACAAATTCATTATAAACCTGATAGTAGTATTTTTAAAAGTAGTACAAAACATAATAgtgatttaataaaaaatagaatTCATCAATTAgcttatttaaatgaaaagctaaccttttatttttatgacgAAAGAgcagaaaataaaaatagtataTCTATATCAAAAGGAAATAAatcaaatgaaataataaaaaataagaaaaaaaatacttcaattgataatgaaaatgaggataataaaaataatacattaaatgatgatgtatcaaatgaaaatatgtcTGAAAATTTagcaaatgaaaatatacaaatcaCTGATTATAACAATTTAGATTTTTACAAttatgaaattataaaacacGAATATGGACTAAATGAGTATATAggaaatataacaaaaaataaaacaaatttattcaaagataatgataaaattattagTATATCTTGTTAtcataaaaacatatatatcgATTTAAGAATGAAATGGTTAAGTAATcaatataatgaaaacatTATTAGTTTTGTAAATAATGTCAATACTACAGATGGTGGTACACATGTTGATGCTTTAAAATATGCAGTTAGTAGGTGtgttaattataatataaagaaaaatgaaatggCAAAAAATTTTGTTAATATTCCAGGTGAATATATTAGAGAAGGGTTAACAGCTATCTTATCTGTGAAAATGAACAATCCTGAATTTGAAGGACAAACCAAAACTAAACTAGGATCGCATCATTTAAAATCTATATTAGAAAGTgttatatttgaaaaattatCAGAAATTTTTGATTTTGAACCTAATCTATTAAGTagcatatattttaaagcaTTACAAGCCAAATTAAGTGATGAAGAAGCAAAAGCAGCTAGGGATTTAATAAgatcaaaaaataatcaatATTCTTCTACTATTTTACCTGGTAAATTAGTAGATTGTATTAGTGATGATATATCTagaaatgaaatatttattgtaGAAGGAGATAGTGCTGCTGGTAGTGCTAAACAAGCACGTAATAGAGAAATACAAGCTATATTACCTTtgaaaggaaaaatattaaatgttgAAAAAATCAAGAACAATAAAAGAATTTTTGAAAATTCAGAATTAAAATCATTAATTACAGCTATCGGATTAAATgtaaattatgataataagaatttaaaaaataataatattttaggtagcaataaaaaaggaaaaaattttaaaaaaaaatctgatttaaaaaattctaAATTGGAATCTAcgcaaaataataataatacattgaataaaaagaaagatatTTTTGCTGATAATACATTACGATAtggaaaaataattattatgactGATGCAGATGTAGATGGCGAACATATACGTATTTTActtttaacatttttatatagattTCAAAAGGAAATTATTGAAAATGGAAATGTGTATGTAGCGTGTCCACCGCtgtataaaataacatataataaattttatgataACTCAATAAAAGATATTGTTACAAAACAATTTAATGTCACTACAAAACAATCAAAGTTTATTATACATACCTATTCAGATCAAGAATTAAATAACTTATTGAAATTATTAGATAAAGACAAGCTTTCCTCTGGACAAAAAAATGtgcaaaataaaattaaaaataaaaatatgtcgTCAAGTGATGAATCTTTGagtgaaaataatgaacaaaatCAAATTAACGACATTTTTGTGAATGAAGAAAGTTCGACAGATTCATTTATAGATGATAGTGTATTATTTAACGTTtccaaaaaatatgaaatacaAAGATTTAAAGGGTTAGGAGAAATGATGGCAGATCAATTGTGGAATACTACCATGGATCCTACTGTAAGAAAACTTATACGTGTTACTGTAGATGATGCAATAAGGGCTAAcgatttaattttttcactTATGGGGGAGGATTCGAAATTGCGTAAGAATTTTATTCTTGAAAATACAAATTCGTTATCCGagtgaataaaaaataaaaaaaatataaaaaaataaaataaattgtaaaaatttaaaatgcCAAATAAGATTAAaagtataaattataaaatgtatagaaataaaaatatgaaaaggatttttcttttataattatgtttttatccatgtattaatttttttgttatatatatatgtatatgtatatatatatatttttgatataaaatgataatacttattatgaacatatatgttagtatatatatgacatatTTTGTCCAGGTGTGtagaatatgaaaaaatcattttttttttttttttctcaattagctttttttttgttgtattACCTTACATTTATGTAAACGtttatcaaatttttttttttttttctttttttgttattcttAAGCTCAtaagaagaaatatttatatatatatatatatatttataacatcatttatttacttattcatacattttcattttttatttttttaaatttaataattaaatatttttaaatataaatttattaattaataataataaataaaggattacaaataaattaaattaaaaaaaaaaaaaaataaaataaaataacaaaaaggGAACATAAAAAGtcaaaacatattttttattctttagcTTTTAAGacaattaaatataacatatataataataatatttatatatataacaattcttaaataattaatttttttttagttattaatttttttgtgtgtaaaatgatcaattttattttatcttaaaatttttttttacgttattatatgtttatctTATGTCTGAGTTTGAAGCTTttcctttatttatttgtttataaaatttttaataataattatgttatgtatattatgaaCAACTAGCTATTTTGTCAAACTTTatgccaaaaaaaaaaaaaaaaaaaaaaaaaaaaattaaataatataaattaaattataatataaatatgatataaaatatttaccaaaaaataaaacatatatatatatatatatatatataatattcatattatgttttatacAAAGGATTGTCTATTTTTATCCTTTCCTTTTATACAAACATCacattattttatgtattatatattaagttaatataaaaattgtcAGTTAAAATTTATGCCGCTTTATAAATATCTACGATTTGGAAATTGAGAAAATGAGGATTatgtgaataataataaatatcatcAATAATTTTATGACTTAGAGAACCTggatatttttctttttgatatGCTTTGAATGCTgctaatttatatataagagTAGCAGATATACATGCTATGAATGGGTTTTGAGGATATACTGAAGTAGCTGCTGCACAGAGGGCACCAACAGAACAACCTGACCCAGTAATTTTTGTGAGAATTTTTAAATCACAATTAATTTTGGCTACATAACGAGAACATGGACTAACAATATAATCTGTTTTTGATGTAACTACTACAGCACAGTTATATTTTAATGCAACATTTCTGGCACTATTAATTATATCTGTTTCATTATGAGTActgttattattactatcgACACCCTTTCCTAAAAATTCTCCTTTatctaaataataaatttcaGCAATATTACCTTTTATGACATTAGGTTgacattttaaaattatatcttTAATAACATTAGTTCTATAGGTTGTTGCTCCAACAGCGATTGGATCTATAATTAACATAAATTTATCTTTCATAGATtcttttcttaatttttctaataaattaatattttctaccTGCGTCGTATGTAACCCTAAGTTGAAATAAGTACATGAAGCTATTTTAGCAAATTCTTCAACTTCCTTAGGATTATCAATCATAGCTGGAGAAGAACCAAAGGCCAATAAACTGTTTGCAACCTTTTCAGTGGTTACTCTATTAGTTATACAATGAACAAGAGGATTAATAACCCGAACTTTATCGATGcactttattatatcatcatgATATTCCTTAACGCTATTTATTTTGGTTAAAGTAGAGAATAAGCGacgttttataaaaatattatattttctcatTATAATTAACACATAAAATGGAATgaatcaaaaataaaaatatgaacgaAAATAAGAACATAcaggaatatattatatattatatataataaatatgtagatATACAAGGGAACATCGAACCAagtaaattattaatatggagatgtattaaatatatatatatatatatatatatatgtatgtattttatagTACAgttacaaatatttttatatttaagatGAAAAGTGAAAATTATGCATATtcagaaagaaaaaattttaatacctcatattataatatatatatgttaccTATGTTAACAAGTAACATAAGgatataatatgattaaaaaattttgttaataatcattttacaaaaaaataaataaaagtataaaaaatataatatcttatatatatatatatatatatatatatataatatttttattttatttatttatgtatttaaagaattattattatacagaAGTAGCAAAATAACAATATCCTTAATAATCCGCAATCGAAAGGATGGaaatttaacaaaaaaaaaaaaaaaaaaaaaaaaaaaaaggtacaaatataataataaaatatatattttttaattttagaTATTTATTGTGTAAATatgaattttaaaaataaataaataaataaataaaggaaattaaatgtaaatttgttgttttaattaaatatatataaacatatatatgcttgagaaaaaaaaaaaaaggaactattaaaaatattatatagatggaaatattattttaggttaaattttttatatgtgctTAATTTCCTTACAATATATGGTAATAGgaagtaaaatatatgtaatatataattataatatattatataaaaaaatatatatatatattatatatatatatatatatatatatattattacgtAAGTAACAAAGTTAtagtataaaaattatataaattaaaaaaattttagggcattaattttaaaatatattaagtgGCTTGTGAAATAATTATAtccaagaaaaaaataaataataaaataatatgtattatatacatatatatttatacatttaaaataaaacaatatttatataatattaaaaaaaattttttatttagtgTTACAGAacaattttaaatttaaaaaaataaaaaaaaaaataaatgattttCATAGTATCCTTATATAGTAAGTTATATGATCTcattatacaatatatataagtatatatatatataacttttgaagaaaaaaaataaaactaaaaaataaaaaaatatatatatatatttatatattgtgtttttattatttttttcgaaTTACATAATATGTTTCAAAGGTGAAATGTATATAAGAGTGTAAAATTTATGCTcagttataattattaatattaatttctttatctttttttaaataaataaataaataaatatataaatatatatatatatatatatatatatatatgtatacccaattgtgtaatatatattttattgaataatattaatattttactgaaaatataagtaataatatatactatatatatatatatatatatatatatatatatatatgtatatatatatgtcatttttgaatatatatatttgaagcTTATgtttttgttataatatttgagaataaaaaattatgagtTCGAAATATGACAATCAGAGTTTTCTGTCAACAGGATCAGATAAATATGGTGAACAAGAAAATTCTGTATTATTAcatgatgaagaagatgaatatataaatgagaaTAAAAAGAAGAGAAATGAACGTGATAAGAAATTTCgatattatgaaaatttttttaataaaaggaGAAGTAAAAAGTGGAattatttcataatattttttttaggtGTATGTTTAGGTTTTGCAATATGGCCATTTTTTATGACTATAATAACTTAtagattattttataaagataattttaataatacaaattatCGAACAAATAATTCTTCGACTTCTTTGAAATCATAtggaaatgataaaaataagaagagTGATAACAATGGAAAAGTAACGATGAAAGATCAATCTCCAAATAAAGTATCTCCACATTTTAAGCCTATACGATTTGAAGAGATAGCAGGAATAGATGAATCTAAATTAGAATTATTAGAAGTAGttgattttataaaaaatagagAAAAGTATCATGAAATGGGTGCTAGAATGCCAAAGGGTGTTTTATTAGTTGGTCCTCCTGGTTCAGGAAAAACCATGTTAGCTCGAGCTGTAGCAACTGAAGCTAATGTTCCTTATATTTATACCTCTGGACCAGaatttatagaaatatatgtaGGTCAAGGGGCTAAAAGAATACGACAGTTATTTGCACATGCAAGATCAGTTGCTCCATCTATTGTATTTATTGATGAAATTGATGCAATTGGTGGAAAGAGAAGTTCAGGATCTGTTAATGGTGCTGGGCAAAGAGAACATGATCAAACGTTAAATCAATTATTAGTTGAAATGGATGGATTTAGTAATACTGTACATATTATGGTTATAGGTGCTACAAACAGAATTGATACCTTAGACAGTGCTTTATTAAGACCAGGTAGATTTGATAGAATTGTATATGTACCATTACCTGATGTTAATGGAAGAAAGAAAattttagaaatatatattaaaaaaattaaaagtgaTTTAAAATTAGAagatattgaaaaaatagcTAGATTAACACCTGGTTTTTCAGGTGCAGATTTAGAAAATGTTGTAAATGAGGCTACAATTTTAGCTacaagaaataataaaagtttaGTTACAATtaatgaattatatgaaGCTAGAGATAAAGTTTCTATGGGTCCAGAAAGAAAATCATTAAGACAATCAGATCATCAAAGAAGAATAACAGCTTATCATGAAGCTGGTCATGCTATCGTTGCATATTTTCTTCAACCCAAAACAGATCCAATACATAAGGCTACAATTATTTCAAGAGGTAATGCCCTTGGATATGTTGAACAAATTCCAGTTGATGATAgacataattattttaagaGTCAGATGGAAGCAAAATTAGCTGTTTGTATGGGAGGACGAACAGCTGAAGAAATTGTTTTTGGTAAATCAGAAACTAGTAGTGGTGCTTCAAGTGATATATCGAGAGCTACCGAAATTGCATATAAAATGGTAACGGAATGGGGTATGTCTGATAAATTAGGAccattaaattataaaaaaagaatgggAGATGGTTATTCGTCCAATAGATTATCTGCTCAAACCGTTTCATCTATAGAAGTGGAAGTAAAGACCTTAGttgaaaaaggaaaaagttTATCAGAAGAAATATTAAGAAGACATAGGAAAGAATTAGATAATTTAGCTTTTGCATTATTAGATAAAGAAACCTTATCCGgagaagaaattaaaaatattattgatcCAAATAATTCTAAAAATTATTCAGGTAAAGTAGAaatgttaaaaaatgatacGAAGAAAACTGGAAAAAAGAGTAATAATAcatctaaaaataaaagtaccATTTCTGAGGATTATGacaaaaatcaaaataatatggaaCAAAATTATCAATCACATGACGATACGTTAGTTAAAAATGAGGGAAATTGGAATGATATGAAAAATGAgattgatgataataatacgaGAGATGGTCAAGTAAATTCAGACTCAACtgtaaaaagaaaagaaatgatGGATAAGGATATAAATGGAAAAGAATTAAGTGAGATGGAAAATAAAGAgatgaaagaaaataaaaagttaGATGGTGacgaattaaataaaattattattgataACGACAAAATGGGTGatatgaaaaagaatataaagcaagttattaaaaaaatgaaaaaaaagcaaCCTAAAGGTTCTTAcaaaacacaaaaaaatatattgaaatcTATAAGTGAGCATAAGGAATTGACAACTCAGAAGAAAatggaagaaaataaaatggtGGATGGTAATAATGAGAAGTCATCTAATAGCttggataaaaataatacccAAGGTTTAAAAGATGAAAAGgattatacaaataataatattaataataatcacaataataataataataatatggtaaaaaatataaatgatttatttGAGGAGAATTTTcctgaatataaaaaatatgataatgaaaataatgattttGTAAAAACCAAAGAAAATTACTTTGATAATTTTAATGAAGTAATTGATGTATCTCATATAACAAATGTTGATGAAATGAAAaagtttaatatatttgaacataacttaaataaattattcttatttgacatatttaaaaatgactaataagaatatatatatatatatatatatatatatatgtacaattcgtattattttttctatataattattttatatatttatttatttttagatttatatttatatttatttatttattatgtattttaaaatatttacctttttattttttttttgttttatttgttgttttggaaaaaaaaaaaaaaataaatgaaaaaataatttttccaATAATGTttagtatatttatttattgtgtTATATAagcaaatataaatatatgaaggaAATATTTAGTagtttaaatatattgtctatatttatatggattattatattatatatatatatatatttaaatatttatttatttattttttttccaagatataaatattttcattttattgtctttaatattttaatttttagttatatatatatatataaatatttcaaagaaattgaaatatgtttttttggTTTTACATAATATGTAAACCAGTTGAAGttttatacataattatatatatatattttacatatatataatttttttttttttttttttttttttttttttttgaatcatatgaaaataaaactcaatatatatatatatatatatatatatatatatatatatattgtcatgtaaattatatataagatatttcatttttatatataatgaatgaaaaatattgaactgaacaatttatattttttaaataaaattattttatcattatatgaaaaaaggaTGGAATACATCaacatgtatataaatatgtattatatataatacaatgtatttcttaattatatttttttcgattttttcttattattgaTTCTATtacatcataattatatatattaaataatgtgTAGGTTGATATTTAtgattctttaatttttataagaaaaagaCTTGTTTTATTTCCTTTCACATATTTTTAGTGATACTTCaaaatgtgaaaaaaaaaagaaaaacaatgaaaaataaaaaattttaaataattaaaatatgttttaacaaatatataatggaaTATTAAATGTGGTATTTTCAATATAGTactaatataataaatatgggTGTGATGAGGTTACACATAGATTTTTAAAATCATCATGTTATGATATTTtagtagaaaaaaaaatataataaaaaataagaaacattaagaataaatataatattttttataaatataccttaatatgttaaataaaaaaaaaaaaaaaaaaagaaaaagttacacctctttattttttacaatatattatatatatatatatatatatatttataaacatttcagtattttattattattccca is a window encoding:
- a CDS encoding DNA gyrase subunit B codes for the protein MNVRFFKSLSLFIFFVKGVILVVQVGKANYANIHKKNNINIFNCLKRKYDKKLSSSVVNNHDKSLYESSFLKCYYLLDKYKKFNRKKIYGYINNVSPFPLGAENKKKKKSEHMNKRNIYPCYNYDAKDIVILEGLEAVRKRPGMYIGNTDVKGLHQILFEIIDNSVDEYNNFECNTIKVVIHKDDSVTIEDNGRGIPCDVHEKTKKSALETVLTVLHSGAKFFDDEMDDEVDNNMNNTGNTNTSEKNNSDNVSNSTNKRTKKNSKESSQKYKYSSGLHGVGLSVANALSSFMKVKVFRNNKIYSIELEKGNVTKELTITDCPVNKRGTQIHYKPDSSIFKSSTKHNSDLIKNRIHQLAYLNEKLTFYFYDERAENKNSISISKGNKSNEIIKNKKKNTSIDNENEDNKNNTLNDDVSNENMSENLANENIQITDYNNLDFYNYEIIKHEYGLNEYIGNITKNKTNLFKDNDKIISISCYHKNIYIDLRMKWLSNQYNENIISFVNNVNTTDGGTHVDALKYAVSRCVNYNIKKNEMAKNFVNIPGEYIREGLTAILSVKMNNPEFEGQTKTKLGSHHLKSILESVIFEKLSEIFDFEPNLLSSIYFKALQAKLSDEEAKAARDLIRSKNNQYSSTILPGKLVDCISDDISRNEIFIVEGDSAAGSAKQARNREIQAILPLKGKILNVEKIKNNKRIFENSELKSLITAIGLNVNYDNKNLKNNNILGSNKKGKNFKKKSDLKNSKLESTQNNNNTLNKKKDIFADNTLRYGKIIIMTDADVDGEHIRILLLTFLYRFQKEIIENGNVYVACPPLYKITYNKFYDNSIKDIVTKQFNVTTKQSKFIIHTYSDQELNNLLKLLDKDKLSSGQKNVQNKIKNKNMSSSDESLSENNEQNQINDIFVNEESSTDSFIDDSVLFNVSKKYEIQRFKGLGEMMADQLWNTTMDPTVRKLIRVTVDDAIRANDLIFSLMGEDSKLRKNFILENTNSLSE
- a CDS encoding hydroxyethylthiazole kinase, putative, which translates into the protein MRKYNIFIKRRLFSTLTKINSVKEYHDDIIKCIDKVRVINPLVHCITNRVTTEKVANSLLAFGSSPAMIDNPKEVEEFAKIASCTYFNLGLHTTQVENINLLEKLRKESMKDKFMLIIDPIAVGATTYRTNVIKDIILKCQPNVIKGNIAEIYYLDKGEFLGKGVDSNNNSTHNETDIINSARNVALKYNCAVVVTSKTDYIVSPCSRYVAKINCDLKILTKITGSGCSVGALCAAATSVYPQNPFIACISATLIYKLAAFKAYQKEKYPGSLSHKIIDDIYYYSHNPHFLNFQIVDIYKAA
- a CDS encoding ATP-dependent zinc metalloprotease FTSH 1, with the translated sequence MSSKYDNQSFLSTGSDKYGEQENSVLLHDEEDEYINENKKKRNERDKKFRYYENFFNKRRSKKWNYFIIFFLGVCLGFAIWPFFMTIITYRLFYKDNFNNTNYRTNNSSTSLKSYGNDKNKKSDNNGKVTMKDQSPNKVSPHFKPIRFEEIAGIDESKLELLEVVDFIKNREKYHEMGARMPKGVLLVGPPGSGKTMLARAVATEANVPYIYTSGPEFIEIYVGQGAKRIRQLFAHARSVAPSIVFIDEIDAIGGKRSSGSVNGAGQREHDQTLNQLLVEMDGFSNTVHIMVIGATNRIDTLDSALLRPGRFDRIVYVPLPDVNGRKKILEIYIKKIKSDLKLEDIEKIARLTPGFSGADLENVVNEATILATRNNKSLVTINELYEARDKVSMGPERKSLRQSDHQRRITAYHEAGHAIVAYFLQPKTDPIHKATIISRGNALGYVEQIPVDDRHNYFKSQMEAKLAVCMGGRTAEEIVFGKSETSSGASSDISRATEIAYKMVTEWGMSDKLGPLNYKKRMGDGYSSNRLSAQTVSSIEVEVKTLVEKGKSLSEEILRRHRKELDNLAFALLDKETLSGEEIKNIIDPNNSKNYSGKVEMLKNDTKKTGKKSNNTSKNKSTISEDYDKNQNNMEQNYQSHDDTLVKNEGNWNDMKNEIDDNNTRDGQVNSDSTVKRKEMMDKDINGKELSEMENKEMKENKKLDGDELNKIIIDNDKMGDMKKNIKQVIKKMKKKQPKGSYKTQKNILKSISEHKELTTQKKMEENKMVDGNNEKSSNSLDKNNTQGLKDEKDYTNNNINNNHNNNNNNMVKNINDLFEENFPEYKKYDNENNDFVKTKENYFDNFNEVIDVSHITNVDEMKKFNIFEHNLNKLFLFDIFKND